From Paenibacillus sp. GP183, the proteins below share one genomic window:
- a CDS encoding cytochrome c oxidase assembly protein produces the protein MGQGSPINYFGHHYLFSIHMLQQSILYLTVPIFIWTGIPEWMLRPLVRNRSVLALLSFFTKPLIAIFMFNILLSIYHMPFIMDGLMEHSLWLLGYHLVLLVTAFLMWFPVFGQLPELIGFVI, from the coding sequence ATCGGGCAAGGCAGTCCTATTAACTATTTCGGACATCACTATTTGTTTAGTATTCATATGCTGCAGCAATCGATTTTGTATTTGACGGTGCCCATCTTCATATGGACGGGAATTCCGGAATGGATGCTTAGGCCCTTGGTTAGAAATCGATCGGTGCTTGCACTGTTATCTTTTTTCACCAAGCCGTTAATTGCTATATTCATGTTTAATATCCTACTATCGATCTATCATATGCCGTTTATTATGGATGGCTTAATGGAGCACTCCTTATGGCTGCTTGGCTATCACTTGGTACTCCTGGTTACAGCGTTCCTCATGTGGTTCCCGGTGTTTGGTCAGCTACCTGAGCTCATCGGCTTTGTGATTTGA
- a CDS encoding cysteine dioxygenase family protein — protein MELLNVLEKTFTAGNKLTMEELKEKVISLGDLVKEVLAYCTEPKKLPYGRNVLLLNDDYEIIVVYLPGNRATAIHDHGESMGCTFVVQGEFLNRSYLANEYGYPGQNNESLIKEGDILEVPYGQIHEMINPRKEAMISLHVYTPALRSIKVYTPYCEVLDYVI, from the coding sequence ATGGAGCTATTAAACGTTTTGGAAAAAACATTCACTGCCGGGAACAAACTCACTATGGAGGAATTAAAAGAAAAAGTCATCTCACTCGGAGATTTAGTAAAGGAAGTCCTAGCTTACTGCACAGAACCTAAAAAGCTGCCCTACGGCAGAAATGTGCTGCTTTTGAACGACGATTATGAAATTATCGTCGTTTATTTGCCTGGGAATCGGGCTACGGCGATACATGACCATGGCGAGTCCATGGGATGCACATTCGTTGTTCAAGGCGAGTTTTTGAACAGGTCGTATTTGGCGAATGAATACGGGTATCCGGGGCAAAACAATGAATCCCTTATCAAAGAAGGAGATATTTTGGAGGTGCCTTACGGGCAAATCCATGAGATGATTAACCCGCGAAAGGAAGCCATGATCTCGCTGCATGTTTACACTCCGGCATTGCGCAGCATCAAAGTGTACACTCCTTATTGCGAAGTGCTGGATTATGTGATTTAA
- a CDS encoding cytochrome c oxidase assembly protein: MKKIAYIFANGVILTPACALIIFSGSLLYDMYTHVTVPFAHLSPLDDQQLGGVLMKIIQEIVYGSVLAYVFFKWYRRERLTEHVEYPQGYEPQEGMNTPPGNWNRA; the protein is encoded by the coding sequence TTGAAGAAGATTGCGTATATCTTCGCTAACGGGGTTATCCTTACACCCGCATGTGCTTTGATAATTTTTTCAGGCAGTCTGCTTTATGATATGTATACCCATGTTACGGTGCCTTTTGCCCATTTATCCCCCTTAGACGATCAGCAGCTGGGCGGAGTCCTTATGAAGATCATTCAGGAAATTGTTTATGGTTCGGTGCTTGCGTATGTTTTCTTCAAATGGTACCGCAGGGAACGACTGACGGAACATGTCGAATATCCGCAGGGCTACGAGCCCCAAGAAGGTATGAATACTCCTCCAGGTAACTGGAATCGGGCATGA